CGTGCTGGCCGGATACAACCTGGGCCCGCAACGGGTGCAGAGTCTGCGTGCCGAGGCGCGCAGGCGGGGCCTGAATCCCAATCAATGGTTCTTTCAGGTCGAACGTGTGGCTATGGAACAGATGGGCATGGGTGTGGTGAGTTATGTGAACGCGGTGAATAAGTACTACCTTGCTTATGACCGTGAACGCTATTTGCTCGAACCGCAGGGACGGCGTCTGACGGCCAAATAGATATCTATTTATTCGATTTTTATAAGCGGTATTTTGCTATTTTTTAATCGAATAAATTGGATATTCTGTGCGCCATCCAACCCACACACCAAAGGAAGCCTTGCAATGAACAACCTGATCAAAAGCATTACCGACAGCCAGGCCGGTTTGGGTATCACCATCCTGCGCATCGTCGCCGGCATTACCTTCGCCGCCCACGGCTCGCAGAAACTGTTCGGCTGGTTTGGTGGTTATGGTCTGGCGGGTGTTGCGCAGTGGATGGAGAGCATCGGTCTGGCTCCGGGCTACCTGATGGCGCTGATGGCCGGTAGCGCCGAGTTCTTCGGCGGCGTGGCGCTGATCATCGGCCTGCTGGTGCGCCCGGCGGCGGCGGTGCTGGCGGTAACCATGCTGGTAGCGATCTTCACCGTGCATCTGGCCAATGGCTTCTTCATGAGCAATAACGGCTATGAGTTCGCCCTGGCGCTGCTGGCCATCAGCGTGGCGCTGGTATTCGAAGGTGCCGGCAAGCTGTCGGTCGATGGCAAGCTAGCGCGCTGATTCAGCCCGGCAGCAAACGAGAAGGTCCGCCAATGCGGGCCTTGTTGCGTTTGTCTTTAACGATCAGGCCGTAGCAGCCTGCTCGGCTTTCTTCTCCTGGGCGACCACCTGTTGCGCTAGCTCGATCATCTGTTCACGCATCCAGCGGTTAGCCGGATCCTGGTCGGTGCTTTCATGCCAGTACAGGTGGGTTTCCAGCGTCGGCACGTCGCCGACCGGCAAGGTCACGTGGTGCAGGTTATGGCGACGGGCAAAGCGCTCCGGCACGGTCATCACCATGTCGGTCTGCTGCATCACGCTGCTGGCCATAAGATAGTGTTGCGAGCGCAGGGCAATCTTGCGCTGGATGCCCATCTTGCCCAGCGCCAGGTCGACGTATCCGAGGCCGCTGCGGCGGCTGGAGATGTGGATGTGGGTGAGCGACAGGTATTCGTCGAGGCTGATCTTTTCCTTGGCCAGCGGGTGGCCAGGGCGCATGGCGCAGACGTAGCGATCATCGAGCAGCTTGACGTGACGAACCTGCGGGTCGGTGTTCAATGGCGCGTCGACGGCGAAGTCGAGCCGGCCGGCTGCCAACTCCTTGGTGGTTTCGCGGCGCTTGGCCAGGAAGCTCTCGATGCACACGCTCGGCGCCAGGCGACGCAGGCGCTGGAATAGCGGCGGCAGAAGAATCTGCTCGGATAGGTCGGTCATGCTGATGCGGTAAGTCTTGCCGGCCTGCTGTGGGTTGAAGGTGCGGCTTTCCTGCACTGAAACGCGCAGCAGCTGCAGGGCGTTACGCACCGAACCGATAATGTTCTGCGCCATGGGTGTCGGCACCATACCTTGGGCGGTGCGCACGAACAGCGGGTCGTTGAAGGTTTCGCGCAGGCGGGCGAGGGCATTGGACACCGCCGGCTGGGTGATGCCGACGATCTGTCCGGCACGGGTCAGATTGGCCTCGGTGTAGATAGCGTCGAAGACGATGAAGAGATTCAGATCCACCTTGGTCAGGTTCATGCCGGCAGTGCTCCAGGGGCGTCGATATCAGTCGATCATATATCGGTTATGAATGTTCATACACGCTGAAAATAGGTTCGATAAATCTTATGCGCTGTTCTAGCATCATTTCCACAACCTCTCACCCTTTGTCACAAACAGGTAACCCCATGGATTTCGCCTATTCCCCGAAGGTTCAAGAGTTGCGTGAACGTGTCAGCGCATTCATGGAGGCGCACGTTTATCCGGCCGAAGCGGTATTCGAGCAGCAGGTTGCAGAAGGCGATCGCTGGCAGCCGACCGCGATCATGGAAGAGTTGAAGAACAAGGCTAAAGCCGAAGGTCTGTGGAACCTGTTCCTGCCCGAGTCCGACTATGGCGCGGGGCTGACCAACACCGAATACGCGCCGCTGGCCGAGATCATGGGGCGCTCGCTGATCGGCCCGGAGCCGTTCAACTGCGCCGCGCCGGACACCGGCAACATGGAGGTGCTAGTGCGCTACGGCAATGAGGCGCAGAAGCGGCAGTGGCTGGAGCCGTTGCTGTCTGGCGAGATTCGCTCCGCCTTCGCCATGACCGAGCCGGGCGTGGCTTCCAGCGACGCCACCAACATGCAGGCCAATGCCCGTCGCGAAGGTGACGAGTGGGTGATCAATGGCCGCAAATGGTGGACCTCCGGTGCCTGCGACCCGCGCTGCAAGGTGATGATCTTCATGGGCCTGACCAACCCGGATGCGCCGCGTCACCAGCAGCACTCGATGATTCTGGTGCCGATGGATGCGCCGGGCGTCACCGTGCTGCGGCCGCTGCCGGTGTTCGGCTACGACGATGCGCCGCACGGCCACGCCGAAGTGCTGTTCGAGAACGTCCGTGTACCTTACGAGAGCGTGCTGCTCGGTGAGGGGCGTGGCTTCGAAATCGCCCAGGGCCGCCTAGGCCCAGGCCGTATCCACCACTGCATGCGTTCGATCGGCATGGCCGAGCGTGCGCTGGAACTGATGTGCAAGCGTGCCGTAAGCCGTACCGCTTTCGGCAAGCCGCTGGCACGCCTGGGCGGCAACATTGACCACATCGCCGATTCGCGCATGGAGATCAACCAGGCGCGCCTGCTGACCCTCAACGCGGCTTACATGATGGATACGGTCGGCAACAAGATCGCCGCCAGCGAAATCGCTCAGATCAAGGTGGTGGCGCCAAACGTCGCGCTCAAGGTAATCGACCGGGCGATCCAGATGCACGGCGGTGCCGGTGTCTCCAACGACTTCCCGCTGGCTTACTGGTACGCCATGCAGCGCACTCTGCGTCTGGCCGACGGCCCGGACGAGGTGCACCGTGCGGCCATCGGTAAGTACGAGATCGGCAAGTACGTGCCGCGTGACGTGATGAAAGCCAGCCGCTGATGCAGTGGCGTGTCTAGTCTTGAAATAGATTTACACCGTTTTGACTAGATTTGCGGTACCTAGAACGCCCGATGCATCGCATCGGGCGTTTTGTATTGTGCGCCCAGCATGGGCGCACTCCTGCGGGGCAAGTCCCGCCGTAAGTTGATCACAGCGAACGAGGTGAATCGCAACTGCGTGAGGGTGAGCGAGCGTGGGGAGGAAGCGTGGAGCGTAATCTGCGAGCCGATGAACAAGAACCGGAGAGAAGGCGCTATGGAGCAGGGCGAGCGGGCAATGAACCGCAAAGCTCTGGTGATCAAGGCGAAGTGGCGTAGATCCGGCGGTTGTGCAGAGAAGGAGTACGTTCTTACCTGGGGAGATCTCGCCTCGATCCTGAAAGGGTAACGGCATCGAGCCGGAGCGAGAAGTCAGCATATGTAACCATACCAAAACAGTGGACCGGCCTTGGATACCATACCGTTCCTGGGCCTGCTGATAGGTCAGCTCGCCTTTTTCAACCTGATCGACCGCCGCCAATTTAAAAGTCAGCGAGTAAACACGCTGCGTACGCTTAACACCTTGCACCATCGAGATCTCCAGCCCCTCGGGACGAAGGTGTAAGCCTTATTCAGGACGGGACACGGGCAATAAAAAGGCTGCCATTGGCAGCCTTTTCCGTTTCGCGGTGCTATCAGTCGCGGTTAGCCGGCAGATCACGCTGCTCGTAGCCGGTGTACAGCTGGCGCGGACGGCCGATCTTGTAAGGACCCGAAAGCATTTCCTTCCAGTGCGAGATCCAGCCCACGGTACGTGCCAGGGCGAAGATAACGGTGAACATCGAGGTCGGAATGCCGATGGCCTTGAGGATGATGCCCGAGTAGAAGTCCACGTTCGGGTACAGGTTGCGCTCTTTGAAGTACGGATCGGTCAGGGCGATCTCTTCCAAGCGCATGGCCAGTTCCAGCTGCGGGTCATTGGTGATGCCCAGCTCGCCGAGGACTTCGTCGCAGGTCTGCTTCATCACGGTGGCGCGCGGGTCGCGGTTCTTGTAAACGCGATGACCGAAGCCCATCAGCTTGAACGGGTCGTTCTTGTCCTTGGCCTTGGCGATGAACTTGTCGATGTTGGAAACGTCACCGATCTCGTCGAGCATGGCCAGTACGGCTTCGTTGGCGCCGCCGTGTGCCGGGCCCCACAGCGCAGCGATACCGGCTGCGATACAGGCGAACGGGTTGGCACCCGAGGAGCCAGCCAGACGTACGGTGGAGGTGGAGGCGTTCTGCTCATGGTCGGCGTGGAGGATGAAGATCTTGTCCATCGCCTTGGCCAGCACCGGGCTGATCGGTTTGATCTCGCACGGGGTGTTGAACATCATGTGCAGGAAGTTTTCCGCGTAATTCAGGTCATTGCGCGGGTACATCATGGGCTGGCCCATGGAGTACTTGTAGGTCATGGCGGCTATGGTCGGCATCTTGGCCACCAGGCGCATGGCCGACACTTCGCGGTGCTGCGGGTTATTGATGTCCAGCGAGTCATGATAGAACGCGGACAGGGCGCCAACTACGCCACACATGATGGCCATTGGGTGGGCATCGCGGCGGAAGCCGTTGAAGAAGGTCTTCAGTTGCTCATGAACCATGGTGTGGTTCTTGATGGTGCTGACGAACTGGGCCTTTTCTTCCTTGCTCGGCAGTTCGCCATTGAGCAGCAGGTAGCAGGTTTCCAAGTAGTCGGATTGCTCGGCGAGCTGCTCGATGGGGTAGCCGCGATGCAGCAGGATCCCTTGGTCGCCGTCGATATAGGTGATCTTCGACTCGCAAGAGGCGGTCGACATGAAACCAGGATCAAATGTGAACCGACCCGTGGCGGTCAGGCTCCGCACATCGATTACATCGGGACCAACAGTGCCGGTCAGAACGGGCAGTTCGACGGGGGCATTGCCCTCGATGATCAACTGCGCTTTTTTGTCAGCCATATGTGGCCTCCTAGTTATGCTTGAAATCATCAGACAGCCCCCCACGCAGGGCCCGCACCACTATAGTGGGATAAATCCGAAAGTCAATTTGCGAGAACCCAGGCAGTAGAAGGGTTTGAGCGCTATTTTCAGCGAAAAAAGGCCGCTATTTACGCCATTTGTTTAAAGGCTGCAATGCGCTTTTTGGGGGAGGGCATTGCATTGTCATTAGTCTGCTAACTGTCTATACTCTGCGGCCGACCGCCACAGGCTTTAGGGCCGTGTCATGGCGGTTGTCACTCATTGGGTGATGGGTACCTTGCCAGTGCACTTCCCAACAACTTTGCCCTGATCGTTAGGGGCTCTCAGTGTGATAATAAAGCCGTGAATAGCCAACGACCTGTAAACCTAGACCTTCGGACTATCAAGCTTCCGATCACCGCTTACACGTCCATTCTTCACCGTATCTCCGGTGTCATCCTCTTTGTCGGTATCGCCATTCTGCTGTTTGGCCTCGACAAGTCGCTGACCTCCGAAGAGGGCTTCGCCCAGGTGAAAGAATGCCTGACCAGCCCGCTGGCCAAGTTCGTGATCTGGGGTCTGTTGTCCGCTCTGCTGTACCACCTGGTGGCCGGTGTACGCCACTTGATCATGGACATGGGCATCGGTGAGACGCTGGAAGGCGGCAAGCTGGGCTCGAAAATCGTCGTCGTAGTGGCGGCGGTAGTGATCGTGCTGCTGGGGGTGTGGATATGGTAACTAATGTCACGAATTTCTCGCGTTCGGGCCTCTATGACTGGATGGCTCAGCGCGTTTCTGCGGTCGTTCTCGCGGCTTACACGCTGTTTCTGCTGGGCTATGTGATCTGTAATCCAGGTATGGGCTACGCCGAATGGCATGGCCTGTTCTCGCATACCGCAATGCGCATCTTCAGCCTGCTGGCCCTCGTTGCACTGAGCGTGCACGCCTGGGTTGGCATGTGGACCATTTCCACCGACTACCTGACGCCGATGGCGCTGGGCAAGTGGGCGACTGGTGTGCGTTTCCTGTTCCAGGCCGTGTGTGGCATCGCCATGTTCACGATGTTCGTCTGGGGCGTGCAGATTCTGTGGGGTTTCTGATTCATGGCTAGCATCCGTACTCTTTCCTATGACGCCATCATCGTTGGTGGTGGCGGCGCTGGCATGCGTGCCGCGCTGCAACTGGCTCAGGGCGGTCACAAGACTGCCGTGGTCACCAAGGTGTTCCCGACTCGTTCGCACACCGTTTCCGCTCAGGGTGGCATCACCTGCGCCATCGCTTCGGCCGACCCGAACGATGATTGGCGCTGGCACATGTACGATACCGTCAAGGGTTCCGACTACATCGGTGACCAGGACGCTATCGAATACATGTGCTCCGTCGGCCCGGAAGCGGTGTTCGAGCTTGAGCACATGGGGCTGCCGTTCTCCCGCACCGAGCAGGGCCGCATCTATCAGCGTCCGTTCGGTGGTCAGTCCAAGGGCCCGGATAACCCGACTCAGGCTGCCCGTACCTGCGCCGCTGCTGACCGTACCGGTCACGCCCTGTTGCACACCCTGTACCAGGCCAACCTGAAAGCCGGCACCTCGTTCCTCAACGAGTGGTACGCAGTCGATCTGGTGAAGAACCAGGACGGCGCCATCGTCGGCGTCATCGCCATCTGCATCGAAACTGGCGAAACCGTCTACATTCGCTCCAAGGCCGTGGTTCTGGCCACTGGTGGTGCTGGCCGTATCTACGCCTCCACCACCAACGCCCTGATCAACACCGGTGACGGCGTGGGCATGGCCCTGCGTGCCGGCGTGCCGGTGCAGGACATCGAAATGTGGCAGTTCCACCCGACCGGTATCGCCGGCGCTGGTGTACTGGTTACCGAAGGCTGTCGTGGTGAAGGTGGTTACCTGATCAACGCCCATGGCGAGCGTTTCATGGAGCGTTATGCGCCGAACGCCAAAGACCTGGCTGGTCGCGACGTGGTTGCTCGCTCCATGGTCAAGGAAGTCATCGCCGGCAACGGCTGTGGCCCGGACAAGGACCACGTACTGCTGAAGCTCGATCACCTGGGCGAGGAAGTGCTGCACAGCCGCCTGCCGGGTATCTGCGAACTGTCCAAGACCTTCGCCCACGTCGACCCAGTAGTCGCTCCGGTACCGGTCATCCCGACCTGCCACTACATGATGGGCGGCGTGCCGACCAACATTCATGGTCAGGCCATTACTCAGGACGCCAACGGCAACGACAAGATCATCGAAGGTCTGTTCGCTGTAGGTGAAGTGGCGTGCGTGTCGGTGCACGGTGCCAACCGTCTGGGCGGCAACTCGTTGCTCGACCTGGTGGTATTCGGCCGCGCCGCTGGCCTGCATCTGGAAAAAGCGCTGAAAGAAGGCGTGGAAGTCCGTGGCGCCAGCGAAACCGACATCGAGCAGTCGCTGTCGCGTCTGGCTGGCGTCAACGAGCGCAGCACTGGCGAAGACGTCGCCCCGCTGCGTAAAGAGCTGCAACAGTGCATGCAAAACTACTTCGGTGTATTCCGTACTGGCGAATACATGCAGAAGGGCATCCAACAACTGGCCGACCTGCGTGAGCGCATCGCGAAAGTCAAAATCGCGGACAAGAGCCAGGCGTTCAACACTGCGCGTATCGAAGCGCTGGAACTGCAAAACCTGCTCGAAGTTGCTGAAGCGACCGCGGTCGCGGCCGAGGCTCGTAAAGAGTCCCGTGGCGCCCACGCTCGTGAAGACTTCGAGGAGCGCGACGATCAGAACTGGCTGTGCCATTCGCTCTACTTCCCGGGCGAGAAGCGCGTAGCCAAGCGTGACGTGAACTTCGCGCCGAAGACCGTTCCGGCATTTGAACCCAAGGTTCGGACTTATTAAGGGTGACTGATATGTTGCAAGTCAGTGTTTATCGCTACAACCCGGAGAAGGACGCTGCTCCGTTCATGCAGGACTTCCAGGTCGACACCGGCGGTAAGGACATCATGGTCCTCGACGTGCTGGCGCTGATCAAGGAGCAGGACGAGGGCTTCTCCTACCGTCGTTCCTGCCGTGAAGGCGTATGCGGCTCCGACGGCATGAACATCAACGGCAAGAACGGCCTCGCGTGCATTACGCCGATCTCCGCTGCTGGCCTCAAGGGCGGCAAGCTGGTGATTCGTCCGTTGCCAGGCCTGCCGGTCATTCGTGACCTGGTCGTCGATATGAGCATCTTCTACAAGCAGTACGAGAAGGTGCAGCCGTTCCTGCAGAACGATACGCCGGCTCCGGCCATCGAGCGACTGCAGACTCCGGAAGAGCGCGAGAAGCTCGACGGTCTGTACGAGTGCATTCTGTGCGCATGCTGCTCGACCAGCTGCCCGTCGTTCTGGTGGAACCCGGACAAGTTCCTCGGTCCCGCTGCACTGCTGCAGGCCTACCGCTTCCTGGCCGACAGCCGTGACACCAAGACCGCCGAGCGTCTGGCTTCGTTGGACGATCCGTTCAGCGTGTTCCGTTGCCGTGGCATCATGAACTGCGTGAACGTCTGCCCCAAGGGTCTGAACCCGACCAAGGCGATCGGTCACGTGCGTAACATGCTGCTGCAGAGCGGTACCTGATTCGCAAGTTGCTATACCTGTAACACCTGCGAGTCCGGCATGAGTCGGCCTCGCAGTAAAGCCAGAGCCGCAGCCCACAAAGCTGCGGCTCATACTCGAAAAATATGACGACCAGCAGGGGCATCCGGGCTGGTACCCGGACTATCTGCGGAACCCAAGTGGCTTCATCCGAGTCGCAGCATCATGACTTTGATTAAGGCTATGCGGTATTCACGCCGGTGGTGTCCCCTTACCGAGGGTGACCAAGCATGCAAGAAAGCGTGATGCAGCGCATGTGGGACAGTGCCCACCTATCCGGTGGCAACGCTGCCTACGTGGAAGAGCTCTACGAGCTCTACCTGCACGATCCCAACGCTGTGCCAGAAGAGTGGCGCACTTACTTCCAGAAGTTGCCGACCGACGGCAGCGCTGCAACGGACGTATCGCATTCGACCATTCGCGATCATTTCGTCCTGCTCGCCAAGAATTCGCGTCGTGCCCAGCCGGTTTCCGCCGGGGCCGTCAGCAGCGAGCACGAAAAGAAGCAGGTGGAAGTGCTGCGCTTGATCCAGGCCTACCGCATGCGTGGCCATCAGGCCGCCCAGCTTGACCCTCTGGGTCTGTGGGTGCGCACTGCGCCGTCTGACCTGTCGATCAATCACTACGGCCTGACCGACGCTGATCTGGACACCACATTCCGCACTGGCGAGCTGTATATCGGCAAGGAAGAGGCAACGCTACGCGAAATTCGCGATGCGCTGCAGCAGACATATTGTCGCACCATCGGTGCCGAGTTCACCCACATCGTCGACTCCGGTCAGCGCAACTGGTTCGCCCAGCGCCTGGAAAGCGTGCGCGGTCGTCCGCAGTTTTCCGCCGAAGTGCAGGCGCATGTGCTTGAGCGCGTCACCGCTGCCGAAGGTCTGGAAAAATACCTGGGCACCAAGTACCCGGGCACCAAGCGTTTCGGTCTGGAGGGTGGCGAAAGCCTGATCCCGCTGCTGGACGAAATCATCCAGCGTTCCGGCTCCTACGGCACCAAGGAAGTGGTCATCGGTATGGCCCACCGCGGCCGTCTGAACGTCCTGGTCAACACCTTCGGCAAGAACCCGCGCGACCTGTTCGACGAGTTCGAAGGCAAGAAGACCGAAGGTCTGTCGTCCGGTGACGTGAAGTACCACCAGGGCTTCTCCTCCAACGTCATGACCGCAGGTGGCGAAGTGCACCTGGCGCTGGCGTTCAACCCTTCGCACCTGGAGATCGTTTCTCCGGTGGTCGAGGGTTCGGTGCGTGCTCGTCAGGATCGTCGCAGTGATGCCACTGGCGACAAGGTACTGCCGATTTCCATCCACGGTGACGCGGCTTTCGCCGGTCAGGGTGTGGTCATGGAAACCTTCCAGATGTCGCAGACCCGCGGCTACAAGACTGGCGGCACCATCCACATCGTGATCAACAACCAGGTCGGCTTCACCATCAGCAACCCGCTGGATGCGCGCTCCACCGAGTACGCGACCGACGTGGCCAAGATGATCCAGGCGCCGATCTTCCATGTGAACGGCGATGATCCGGAAGCCGTGTTGTTCGTTACGCAGCTGGCTGTCGACTACCGCATGCAGTACAAGCGTGACGTGGTCATCGACCTAGTCTGCTACCGTCGTCGTGGTCACAACGAGGCCGACGAGCCGAACGGTACCCAGCCGCTGATGTACCAGCAGATCGCCAAGCAGCGCACCACCCGTGAGCTGTACGCCGATGCACTGATTGCCGCCGGCGTGCAGAGCAGCGACGACGTGCAGGCCAAGATCGACGAGTACCGCACTGCACTGGACAACGGTCAGCACGTGGTCAAGAGCCTGGTCAAGGAGCCGAACAAGGAGCTGTTCGTCGACTGGCGTCCTTACCTGGGTCATGCCTGGACCGCGCGTCATGACACCCGTTTCGATCTGAAGACCCTGCAGGATCTGTCTGCCAAACTGCTGGAAATCCCTGAGGGCTTCCTGGTTCAGCGCCAGGTGGCGAAGATCCTCGAAGACCGTCAGAAGATGGGCGCAGGCGGCTTGCCGATCAACTGGGGCTTCGCTGAGACCATGGCCTATGCCACGCTGCTGGTCGAAGGTCACCCGATCCGCATGACCGGCCAGGACATCGGCCGTGGCACCTTCTCCCACCGTCATGCGGTGCTGCACAACCAGAAGGACGCCTCGACCTACGTTCCGCTGAAGAACCTGTACGAGGGCCAGCCGAAGTTCGAGCTGTACGACTCCTACCTCTCCGAGGAAGCGGTGCTGGCCTTCGAATACGGCTACGCCACCACCACGCCGAACGCGCTGGTGATCTGGGAAGCCCAGTTCGGCGACTTCGCCAACGGCGCTCAGGTGGTATTCGACCAGTTCATCTCCAGCGGTGAAACCAAGTGGGGCCGCCTCTGCGGTCTGACCGTTCTGCTGCCGCACGGCTATGAAGGGCAGGGGCCTGAGCACAGCTCGGCGCGTCTGGAGCGTTACCTGCAACTGTGCGCCGAGCACAACATGCAGGTCTGCGTACCGACCACCCCGGCGCAGGTCTACCACATGCTGCGTCGCCAGGTGATCCGCCCGCTGCGCAAGCCGCTGGTGGTGCTGACGCCGAAGTCGCTGCTGCGCCACAAGCTGGCCATCTCGACCCTGGAAGATCTGGCCGAAGGCTCCTTCCAGACCGTGATCGGCGAGATCGACGCGCTGGATCCGAAAAAGGTCGAGCGTCTGATCCTCTGCAGCGGCAAGGTCTACTACGACCTGCTGGAGAAGCGTCGTGCCGAGGGGCGCGACGATACCGCCATCGTGCGTATCGAGCAGCTCTATCCGTTCCCGGAAGACGATCTGGCCGAAGCGCTGGCGCCGTACAAGAACCTCAAGCACATCGTCTGGTGTCAGGAAGAGCCGATGAACCAGGGCGCCTGGTATTGCAGCCAGCACCACATGCGTCGCGTCGCTACTGCACACAAGAAGTCGCTGCTCCTGGAGTACGCCGGTCGTGATGCCTCGGCTGCGCCAGCTTGTGGTTATGCGTCGATGCACGCCGAGCAGCAGGAAAAACTGCTGCAGGACGCCT
The genomic region above belongs to Pseudomonas sediminis and contains:
- a CDS encoding LysR family transcriptional regulator, giving the protein MNLTKVDLNLFIVFDAIYTEANLTRAGQIVGITQPAVSNALARLRETFNDPLFVRTAQGMVPTPMAQNIIGSVRNALQLLRVSVQESRTFNPQQAGKTYRISMTDLSEQILLPPLFQRLRRLAPSVCIESFLAKRRETTKELAAGRLDFAVDAPLNTDPQVRHVKLLDDRYVCAMRPGHPLAKEKISLDEYLSLTHIHISSRRSGLGYVDLALGKMGIQRKIALRSQHYLMASSVMQQTDMVMTVPERFARRHNLHHVTLPVGDVPTLETHLYWHESTDQDPANRWMREQMIELAQQVVAQEKKAEQAATA
- a CDS encoding 2-oxoglutarate dehydrogenase E1 component, with the protein product MQESVMQRMWDSAHLSGGNAAYVEELYELYLHDPNAVPEEWRTYFQKLPTDGSAATDVSHSTIRDHFVLLAKNSRRAQPVSAGAVSSEHEKKQVEVLRLIQAYRMRGHQAAQLDPLGLWVRTAPSDLSINHYGLTDADLDTTFRTGELYIGKEEATLREIRDALQQTYCRTIGAEFTHIVDSGQRNWFAQRLESVRGRPQFSAEVQAHVLERVTAAEGLEKYLGTKYPGTKRFGLEGGESLIPLLDEIIQRSGSYGTKEVVIGMAHRGRLNVLVNTFGKNPRDLFDEFEGKKTEGLSSGDVKYHQGFSSNVMTAGGEVHLALAFNPSHLEIVSPVVEGSVRARQDRRSDATGDKVLPISIHGDAAFAGQGVVMETFQMSQTRGYKTGGTIHIVINNQVGFTISNPLDARSTEYATDVAKMIQAPIFHVNGDDPEAVLFVTQLAVDYRMQYKRDVVIDLVCYRRRGHNEADEPNGTQPLMYQQIAKQRTTRELYADALIAAGVQSSDDVQAKIDEYRTALDNGQHVVKSLVKEPNKELFVDWRPYLGHAWTARHDTRFDLKTLQDLSAKLLEIPEGFLVQRQVAKILEDRQKMGAGGLPINWGFAETMAYATLLVEGHPIRMTGQDIGRGTFSHRHAVLHNQKDASTYVPLKNLYEGQPKFELYDSYLSEEAVLAFEYGYATTTPNALVIWEAQFGDFANGAQVVFDQFISSGETKWGRLCGLTVLLPHGYEGQGPEHSSARLERYLQLCAEHNMQVCVPTTPAQVYHMLRRQVIRPLRKPLVVLTPKSLLRHKLAISTLEDLAEGSFQTVIGEIDALDPKKVERLILCSGKVYYDLLEKRRAEGRDDTAIVRIEQLYPFPEDDLAEALAPYKNLKHIVWCQEEPMNQGAWYCSQHHMRRVATAHKKSLLLEYAGRDASAAPACGYASMHAEQQEKLLQDAFTV
- a CDS encoding acyl-CoA dehydrogenase; this translates as MDFAYSPKVQELRERVSAFMEAHVYPAEAVFEQQVAEGDRWQPTAIMEELKNKAKAEGLWNLFLPESDYGAGLTNTEYAPLAEIMGRSLIGPEPFNCAAPDTGNMEVLVRYGNEAQKRQWLEPLLSGEIRSAFAMTEPGVASSDATNMQANARREGDEWVINGRKWWTSGACDPRCKVMIFMGLTNPDAPRHQQHSMILVPMDAPGVTVLRPLPVFGYDDAPHGHAEVLFENVRVPYESVLLGEGRGFEIAQGRLGPGRIHHCMRSIGMAERALELMCKRAVSRTAFGKPLARLGGNIDHIADSRMEINQARLLTLNAAYMMDTVGNKIAASEIAQIKVVAPNVALKVIDRAIQMHGGAGVSNDFPLAYWYAMQRTLRLADGPDEVHRAAIGKYEIGKYVPRDVMKASR
- the sdhD gene encoding succinate dehydrogenase, hydrophobic membrane anchor protein; translated protein: MVTNVTNFSRSGLYDWMAQRVSAVVLAAYTLFLLGYVICNPGMGYAEWHGLFSHTAMRIFSLLALVALSVHAWVGMWTISTDYLTPMALGKWATGVRFLFQAVCGIAMFTMFVWGVQILWGF
- the sdhC gene encoding succinate dehydrogenase, cytochrome b556 subunit, with product MNSQRPVNLDLRTIKLPITAYTSILHRISGVILFVGIAILLFGLDKSLTSEEGFAQVKECLTSPLAKFVIWGLLSALLYHLVAGVRHLIMDMGIGETLEGGKLGSKIVVVVAAVVIVLLGVWIW
- the gltA gene encoding citrate synthase, producing the protein MADKKAQLIIEGNAPVELPVLTGTVGPDVIDVRSLTATGRFTFDPGFMSTASCESKITYIDGDQGILLHRGYPIEQLAEQSDYLETCYLLLNGELPSKEEKAQFVSTIKNHTMVHEQLKTFFNGFRRDAHPMAIMCGVVGALSAFYHDSLDINNPQHREVSAMRLVAKMPTIAAMTYKYSMGQPMMYPRNDLNYAENFLHMMFNTPCEIKPISPVLAKAMDKIFILHADHEQNASTSTVRLAGSSGANPFACIAAGIAALWGPAHGGANEAVLAMLDEIGDVSNIDKFIAKAKDKNDPFKLMGFGHRVYKNRDPRATVMKQTCDEVLGELGITNDPQLELAMRLEEIALTDPYFKERNLYPNVDFYSGIILKAIGIPTSMFTVIFALARTVGWISHWKEMLSGPYKIGRPRQLYTGYEQRDLPANRD
- the sdhA gene encoding succinate dehydrogenase flavoprotein subunit; this encodes MASIRTLSYDAIIVGGGGAGMRAALQLAQGGHKTAVVTKVFPTRSHTVSAQGGITCAIASADPNDDWRWHMYDTVKGSDYIGDQDAIEYMCSVGPEAVFELEHMGLPFSRTEQGRIYQRPFGGQSKGPDNPTQAARTCAAADRTGHALLHTLYQANLKAGTSFLNEWYAVDLVKNQDGAIVGVIAICIETGETVYIRSKAVVLATGGAGRIYASTTNALINTGDGVGMALRAGVPVQDIEMWQFHPTGIAGAGVLVTEGCRGEGGYLINAHGERFMERYAPNAKDLAGRDVVARSMVKEVIAGNGCGPDKDHVLLKLDHLGEEVLHSRLPGICELSKTFAHVDPVVAPVPVIPTCHYMMGGVPTNIHGQAITQDANGNDKIIEGLFAVGEVACVSVHGANRLGGNSLLDLVVFGRAAGLHLEKALKEGVEVRGASETDIEQSLSRLAGVNERSTGEDVAPLRKELQQCMQNYFGVFRTGEYMQKGIQQLADLRERIAKVKIADKSQAFNTARIEALELQNLLEVAEATAVAAEARKESRGAHAREDFEERDDQNWLCHSLYFPGEKRVAKRDVNFAPKTVPAFEPKVRTY
- a CDS encoding DoxX family protein translates to MNNLIKSITDSQAGLGITILRIVAGITFAAHGSQKLFGWFGGYGLAGVAQWMESIGLAPGYLMALMAGSAEFFGGVALIIGLLVRPAAAVLAVTMLVAIFTVHLANGFFMSNNGYEFALALLAISVALVFEGAGKLSVDGKLAR
- a CDS encoding succinate dehydrogenase iron-sulfur subunit — its product is MLQVSVYRYNPEKDAAPFMQDFQVDTGGKDIMVLDVLALIKEQDEGFSYRRSCREGVCGSDGMNINGKNGLACITPISAAGLKGGKLVIRPLPGLPVIRDLVVDMSIFYKQYEKVQPFLQNDTPAPAIERLQTPEEREKLDGLYECILCACCSTSCPSFWWNPDKFLGPAALLQAYRFLADSRDTKTAERLASLDDPFSVFRCRGIMNCVNVCPKGLNPTKAIGHVRNMLLQSGT